One Hordeum vulgare subsp. vulgare chromosome 4H, MorexV3_pseudomolecules_assembly, whole genome shotgun sequence DNA window includes the following coding sequences:
- the LOC123450307 gene encoding BTB/POZ and MATH domain-containing protein 2-like produces the protein MVVGLELMELGRKAFTARVSSTISLFHWPTKRFSLSSSVAMSANLSDPNYFVTHNINRGEMEASGYVVDDSLIIKCALTVIKEPYVFEEAHAEEVPPSEITDQLGKLLEAKEGADVTFEVQGEEFPAHKLVLAVRSPVFKAMLYGPMMEKDSSRIVIDNMQPAVFKFLLHFIYTDSMPAAVMDDDDFLDEDDKKEVTKHLLVAADRYGMIRLKLMCESILCKHLDAESIATTLALANQHTCSGLQDACIRFLASSSTKILDDVVASRGYNQLKRSCPDTVMEMWEKASRLRKT, from the coding sequence ATGGTGGTCGGTCTGGAGCTGATGGAGCTGGGCCGGAAGGCATTCACGGCGCGGGTATCCTCCACGATCAGCTTGTTTCACTGGCCAACCAAGCGGTTTTCTCTTTCTTCATCGGTGGCCATGTCGGCCAATCTTTCCGATCCGAACTACTTTGTCACACACAACATAAACAGGGGCGAGATGGAAGCATCGGGCTATGTTGTTGACGATAGTCTCATTATCAAATGCGCCTTGACCGTCATCAAGGAGCCATATGTTTTCGAGGAGGCCCATGCCGAGGAGGTGCCACCGTCGGAAATCACGGACCAACTCGGGAAGCTGCTAGAGGCAAAGGAGGGCGCGGATGTGACATTCGAGGTTCAAGGAGAGGAATTCCCGGCCCATAAGCTCGTGCTGGCAGTGCGGTCTCCGGTTTTCAAGGCCATGCTCTACGGGCCGATGATGGAGAAGGATTCAAGCCGCATCGTCATTGACAACATGCAACCCGCTGTcttcaagtttctgctccacttcaTCTATACGGATTCAATGCCTGCAGCAGTCATGGATGACGACGACTTTCTGGATGAAGACGATAAGAAAGAGGTGACCAAACACCTGCTTGTGGCTGCGGATCGCTATGGCATGATAAGATTGAAACTTATGTGTGAAAGCATCCTCTGCAAACACCTCGATGCCGAGTCCATTGCAACCACATTGGCTTTGGCCAATCAACATACTTGTTCTgggctccaagatgcttgcattcGATTTCTTGCATCATCATCTACTAAAATACTAGATGATGTGGTGGCAAGTAGAGGATACAATCAGCTCAAAAGAAGTTGTCCAGATACCGTAATGGAGATGTGGGAAAAAGCAAGTAGGCTCCGCAAAACCTAG